GAGGCGTGCAAAAATCACATTAGAACGCAATTGGGGCTGATAAGGCATCACCGGTGTACCGCCCCACTTTTTACCTTCTTCTTTAATCGATCTATTCACTCCTGATTGCGCCTGGATTTGAGAGCCCTTTGCAACAACAATATGACCAACAACCCCAACCTGGCCTCCTAAAACCACATGTTCTCCAATTTTTGAGCTACCAGAAATACCTGTTTGTGCTGCGATTACAGTATTCTTTCCAATATCAACATTATGTGCAATTTGAATCAAATTATCCAACTTAACACCATCACGCACGATTGTAGCACCCATTGTTGCTCTATCGATTACTGTATTGGCGCCGATCTCAACATTATCCTCCACTTGCACATAACCAATCTGAGGTACTTTTTTATATGTTCCGTCTTCTTGTGGTGCAAATCCAAATCCATCCGATCCGATCACAACACCAGAATGTACGACGACATTTTTCCCAATCTTACAATCATGATAAATCTTCACCCCTGGATAGAGTGTTGTATTATCTCCAATCGTTACTTTATCGCCAATATAGACCTGTGGGTAAATTTTCACGTTATCTCCAATGGAAGCTCCGCGTCCAATATATACAAATGCACCGATATAACCTCCTTGGCCGATCTCCGCTTCAGTATGTATAAAATGAGGCTCCTCACGTCCGCTTTTGTCAAGACGGAACTCATTATACATATTCAGAATGGTAGAGAAAGCAGCATATGCATTCTTCACCCGTATGATCGTTAAAGTCGGCTTAGTTGCTTGGGTCAATTGTAAATCTTCATTCACAATTACAATCGAGGCGTCAGTAGTATAAATAAAATGCTCATATTTTGGATTTGACAAAAAAGAAAGATCGCCTTTTTTACCTTCCTCAATTTTGGCAAGGTTACCTACAGTAACTTCTGGATTTCCTTCAATCCGTCCTTCTAATAATGTCCCTATTTGTTGAGCAGTAAATTGCATGGTACAAATCTATGTTTTTTTATTAAAAAATAACTACTTGATGGAAGTAATTGCAACATATCCCACCTCTTTTGGATAACATAAGGCGTATTTAGCCACATTTTTCGATAGTGCTTCTAAATTCCCTAGATCAGAAGCCTCTGTTATATCCAAGAGCTCGCCCGATTTCAATAATATTTTTATTTGATCCTTGGAAGAATTATAGGCACGGTTTTGAATTTCCTGCATAAATACATAATAATGAATATCCTCCTGAGCCACACCCAGCTCAGCTTGTACTTTCGATTTCACTAAATCTACATATGCTGGCGAGAATGGTTTATTGCTCATGACAGAGCGATATAGATTACGTTTCATAACGCGCTGGCACATTGTACTTAAAATAGAATCCTCATGATGTTCCCATATTTTTATCGCAGACATAATATCCGTATCATCTAAACGAGTAAACCAATCCAAATGTAACGGGTCATCCAAAAAATTAGTTTTGTTGACCTGCTGGCTTAAAAACCAATGAAAAGCCGGGGTAGAAAAGAGCTTATGACCAGTAGCCGTTAAATATTTTGCCCGCTGCAGAATTTTAATCAATAATTGTTCAGCACCGATAACGGTCTTATGTAAATAGACTTGCCAATACATGAGCCGTCGTGCAATCAGGAATTTCTCCACAGAATACAGCCCTTTATATTCCACCACGATTTCATCCGCCACGACATTGAGCATTTTTATGATACGATCAAATGAGATCACGCCTTCCGATACACCGGTAAAAAAACTATCTCTATTGAGGTAATCCATTCGATCAACGTCCAATTGACTCGACACCAATTGATGCAGAAATTTACGTTCGTATTTATTATTAAAGATTGTAATTGCAAGACTTAGTCTTCCACCCAGATCATTGTTGATTCGATCCATTAAAAGAGAAGACAATAGCTCATGAGAAACACCTTCAATCAAACTATGCTCCAAAGAATGTGAAAAAGGGCCGTGACCTATATCATGCAGCAATATTGCCGAAAGAACAGCCTCCTCTTCATCCGCAGAAATGATGACACCTTTACTCCGCAAAGTTTCCAAGGCCATTGACATCAAATGCATCGCCCCTATGGCGTGCTGAAAACGAGTATGTAAAGCTCCGGGATAGACAAGATGCGTCATGCTCACCTGCTTAATATAGCGGAGCCTTTGAAAATAAGGATGTTGCACTAAGTCGAAGACCAATCCTGTAGGAATAGCGACAAATCCATATACCGGATCATTAATAATTTTATTTTTGTTCAACGTGGCGACAAATTAATACGATCATCAACACTATAAATTATGAAACCGAGCGCTTTAATTACGAAGCCTTGGGTAACACTAGTATAAACTTAAAACAAAGATAGTTAGTTCACCGTTAAGAAATGTTAAAAATAAAATCTGAAGCACGATATTTGCTTATGTTAGTATGAGATCGAAAATCCGACCCTCCCCTCTACTAATAGACATATAATAACAAGATGCAAAAAACACATATCCTTTGGGCTGACGATGAGATTGACTTTCTAAAACCACACATATTATTTTTAGAAAGCAAAGGTTACAAAGTTGACACGGTCAACAATGGAAATGATGCCGTTGAAGCCTTTAAGAATGGTTTTTTCCACCTCGTTTTCCTAGACGAAAATATGCCTGGGCTAACCGGGCTCGAAACACTTGCCATACTCAAATCGATCAACCCTACTGTCCCTGTTGTTCTGGTTACAAAAAACGAAGAAGAACATGTCATGGAAGATGCCATCGGCTCCAAAATAGATGATTATCTGATCAAGCCGGTCAACCCCAAGCAGATCTTGATGACAATTAAAAAATTAACGGAGAACAAGCGTCTTGTCAATGAGAAAACATCCATGGCCTATCAACAAGACTTCCGCAATTTAGGGATGATCCTAAATGACAATTTGGATTTCAATCAATGGTCAGAAGTCTACAAAAAATTGGTCTACTGGGAATTGTCTCTCGAAAAGCTTGAAGATAACAATATGCATGAAATTCTGACGATGCAAAAATCCGAAGCAAACATGCAATTCTCAAAATTTATTGAAAACAACTATATACAATGGATTAATCGTCCCGAAAACGCGCCCATTCTATCCCACCAGCTATTTAAGAAGAAGGTATTTCCGACCATAGAAGATCATATACCGACATTTTTCTTTCTAATAGACAATTTGCGTTTCGATCAATGGAAAATTATCAATGAGGTCATTACCGATTATTTTAGACTTGAGGAGGAGATAACCTATTACAGTATTTTACCAACAGCAACACAATATGCTAGAAATGCCATCTTTAGTGGCTTAACTCCACTGGAAATGGAAAAACGCTTTCCGAAATTATGGCAAAACGATGAAGATGAAGGCGGCAAGAATTTATATGAGGATAAATTTTTGGAAGATCAGATCAAACGACTTTACCGCAAGTCCATAAAACACTCCTACACGAAAATTTTGACCCTGGAACAAGGAAAGGATGTGTTAGACAATCTTGGTAATTTGATGCACAATCAACTGAATGTATTGGTGTATAACTTTGTTGACATGCTTTCTCACGCACGTACAGACAGCTCTATGATTCGTGAATTAGCAAACGACGAAGCGGCATATCGCTCGATTACATTGTCATGGTTTGAACACTCACCTTTATTAGAGGTTATAAAATGGCTCTCTCAAAAGAAAGTTCGTGTGATCATTACAACCGACCACGGCACGATCCGGGTAAAAAAACCAAGTAAAATAGTTGGTGACCGCAACACAAATACAAATTTGAGATATAAGCAAGGGAAAAACCTGAACTATATTGACAAAGATGTTTTTGCTATCAAAAATCCCCACGAGGCACAGCTGCCTAAACTTCATGTAAGTTCAACATACGTTTTTGCCAAAGAAGATTCGTATTTTGTTTACCCCAACAACTACAATCAATTTGTCAATTACTTTAATGGAACATTCCAACATGGTGGAATATCGCTGGAAGAAATGATTATCCCCTTTGCGACATACCTACCGAAATAGTAATTTTGCAACATGGAAATTATTGTAAATACCACAGCAAATCTATCTCAAGCGGCTCAGACACTTTTAAATAGTTTTCCAAAGGACCGGATTTTTCTATTATATGGTTCCATGGGAGCAGGAAAGACAACTTTTGTAAAACACCTGTGTAAACAATTGAATGTACAAGATAGTACATCTAGTCCAACATTCTCCATTGTTAATGAATATGAGTCTCCAGCTGGCCCCGTATATCACTTTGATTTTTACCGCATTAAAGATGAACAGGAGGCATTCGATTTTGGTTATGAGGAATATTTCTATTCAGGTGCTTATTGCTTTGTTGAGTGGCCGGAGAAAATCCCCAACTTACTTCCTGAAGAAGCAAAAGAGATACATATTAGCATCCTAGATGCAACAACACGTCAAATTTCTATTCGTTAACTACCTTTTTTTCGACTCCCTACTATGGCTCATTCATCCTCTTGTCAATATATTCCAACTGATATCCATGTGCCCGGATTAGCGGCTATACATGCCGAACACTTGAGCTTTTCCTTTCATGAGAACAATATGCAGTTTGCTGTTGAAAATAGTTCTTTCGATATCGACGAAGGAAAAATAACAGCGATCATTGGTGAATCTGGTAGTGGAAAAAGTACCTTGCTTAGACTTATATACGGTCTTTTGGAACCAACTGGTGGCATTGTGCGCTATAAAGGTTGGCAGGTCCCGACGCGCAAGGACAAGCTGATCCCCGGACATGATGCCATGAAATTAGTCTCGCAAGGCTTTGACGATTTGAATACGTATGCCAATGTTTGGGATAATGTTGCTTCCCAATTGCCAAACACAGATATCAAACGCAAGCAGGACAAAACTGCGGAAATATTACAACGTCTACGGATCGATCACCTCGCTAAAAAAAGAGTAGCTGACATCAGTGGCGGAGAAAAACAACGCGTAGCAATCTGTCGTGCATTGATCAACGAGCCTGAAGTCTTACTCATGGACGAACCATTCAATCAGGTCGACGCCTCTTTTAGGGATACCTTACAACAGGACATCAAGGATATTGTTAAAGAAACCGGGCTAACCGTCATTTTAGTTTCACACGATCCGACAGAAGTACTTGCCCTGGCAGATAATCTTATTGTGATGAAATCTGGCAAAATCCTGGATCAAAACAACCCACATGTGTTGTACAGCAATCCATCGCACCCTTATACTGCCCAATTATTGGCAAAAAGCAATATATTACAGGTTGAGCAAGCTCAAAATTTAGGCATAGCAAGCGAAAAACCAATCGCGATACATCAAGAATGGATCTCAATCAGTCCATCTGAGCAGTCTACTTTTTTTGTGAAAGATGTCCGATTCAGAGGTTTTTATTATGAAATCGTCGTCA
The DNA window shown above is from Sphingobacterium thalpophilum and carries:
- the tsaE gene encoding tRNA (adenosine(37)-N6)-threonylcarbamoyltransferase complex ATPase subunit type 1 TsaE, producing MEIIVNTTANLSQAAQTLLNSFPKDRIFLLYGSMGAGKTTFVKHLCKQLNVQDSTSSPTFSIVNEYESPAGPVYHFDFYRIKDEQEAFDFGYEEYFYSGAYCFVEWPEKIPNLLPEEAKEIHISILDATTRQISIR
- the lpxD gene encoding UDP-3-O-(3-hydroxymyristoyl)glucosamine N-acyltransferase, yielding MQFTAQQIGTLLEGRIEGNPEVTVGNLAKIEEGKKGDLSFLSNPKYEHFIYTTDASIVIVNEDLQLTQATKPTLTIIRVKNAYAAFSTILNMYNEFRLDKSGREEPHFIHTEAEIGQGGYIGAFVYIGRGASIGDNVKIYPQVYIGDKVTIGDNTTLYPGVKIYHDCKIGKNVVVHSGVVIGSDGFGFAPQEDGTYKKVPQIGYVQVEDNVEIGANTVIDRATMGATIVRDGVKLDNLIQIAHNVDIGKNTVIAAQTGISGSSKIGEHVVLGGQVGVVGHIVVAKGSQIQAQSGVNRSIKEEGKKWGGTPVMPYQPQLRSNVIFARLPELEKRIQELEKLVEKKLK
- a CDS encoding PglZ domain-containing protein, with amino-acid sequence MQKTHILWADDEIDFLKPHILFLESKGYKVDTVNNGNDAVEAFKNGFFHLVFLDENMPGLTGLETLAILKSINPTVPVVLVTKNEEEHVMEDAIGSKIDDYLIKPVNPKQILMTIKKLTENKRLVNEKTSMAYQQDFRNLGMILNDNLDFNQWSEVYKKLVYWELSLEKLEDNNMHEILTMQKSEANMQFSKFIENNYIQWINRPENAPILSHQLFKKKVFPTIEDHIPTFFFLIDNLRFDQWKIINEVITDYFRLEEEITYYSILPTATQYARNAIFSGLTPLEMEKRFPKLWQNDEDEGGKNLYEDKFLEDQIKRLYRKSIKHSYTKILTLEQGKDVLDNLGNLMHNQLNVLVYNFVDMLSHARTDSSMIRELANDEAAYRSITLSWFEHSPLLEVIKWLSQKKVRVIITTDHGTIRVKKPSKIVGDRNTNTNLRYKQGKNLNYIDKDVFAIKNPHEAQLPKLHVSSTYVFAKEDSYFVYPNNYNQFVNYFNGTFQHGGISLEEMIIPFATYLPK
- a CDS encoding ABC transporter ATP-binding protein, which produces MAHSSSCQYIPTDIHVPGLAAIHAEHLSFSFHENNMQFAVENSSFDIDEGKITAIIGESGSGKSTLLRLIYGLLEPTGGIVRYKGWQVPTRKDKLIPGHDAMKLVSQGFDDLNTYANVWDNVASQLPNTDIKRKQDKTAEILQRLRIDHLAKKRVADISGGEKQRVAICRALINEPEVLLMDEPFNQVDASFRDTLQQDIKDIVKETGLTVILVSHDPTEVLALADNLIVMKSGKILDQNNPHVLYSNPSHPYTAQLLAKSNILQVEQAQNLGIASEKPIAIHQEWISISPSEQSTFFVKDVRFRGFYYEIVVSNNEINLHAIITSQIIPQKQQAVDLTISHWISFDH
- a CDS encoding HD domain-containing protein codes for the protein MNKNKIINDPVYGFVAIPTGLVFDLVQHPYFQRLRYIKQVSMTHLVYPGALHTRFQHAIGAMHLMSMALETLRSKGVIISADEEEAVLSAILLHDIGHGPFSHSLEHSLIEGVSHELLSSLLMDRINNDLGGRLSLAITIFNNKYERKFLHQLVSSQLDVDRMDYLNRDSFFTGVSEGVISFDRIIKMLNVVADEIVVEYKGLYSVEKFLIARRLMYWQVYLHKTVIGAEQLLIKILQRAKYLTATGHKLFSTPAFHWFLSQQVNKTNFLDDPLHLDWFTRLDDTDIMSAIKIWEHHEDSILSTMCQRVMKRNLYRSVMSNKPFSPAYVDLVKSKVQAELGVAQEDIHYYVFMQEIQNRAYNSSKDQIKILLKSGELLDITEASDLGNLEALSKNVAKYALCYPKEVGYVAITSIK